From one Lycium ferocissimum isolate CSIRO_LF1 chromosome 5, AGI_CSIRO_Lferr_CH_V1, whole genome shotgun sequence genomic stretch:
- the LOC132055646 gene encoding uncharacterized protein LOC132055646 — translation MLLAVLFANSEGNVLVERFNGVPAEERLHWRSFLVKLGAENLKGVKNEELLVACHKSVYIVYTVLGDVSIYVVGKDEYDELALSEAIFVITSALKDVCGKPPSERLFLDKYGKICLCLDEIVWTGLLENIDKDRIKRLVRLKPPTEF, via the exons ATGCTTCTGGCTGTCTTATTTGCCAACTCCGAGGGCAACGTCCTCGTTGAACG TTTTAATGGAGTACCAGCAGAAGAGCGTCTGCATTGGAGGTCTTTCCTAGTTAAGCTGGGTGCGGAGAATCTTAAAGGGGTTAAGAATGAAGAACTTCTAGTGGCTTGCCACAA GTCTGTTTACATCGTATACACAGTACTTGGAGATGTCAGCATCTATGTTGTAGGaaaggatgagtatgatgaactTGCGT TGTCTGAAGCAATCTTTGTTATAACATCTGCTCTCAAGGATGTATGTGGAAAACCTCCATCCGAGAGACTTTTCCTGGATAAGTATGGAAAAATTTGCTTGTGCCTGGATGAAATTGTCTGGACG GGGTTGCTGGAAAACATTGACAAAGATAGAATCAAGAGACTGGTTAGGTTGAAACCACCAACAGAATTCTGA